In Mixta intestinalis, the following are encoded in one genomic region:
- a CDS encoding DNA cytosine methyltransferase yields MSEFDEVALRLAQQAQADAQQKRLEDQALLQKVLDVYDRKSVAACLRQLNQHEWTRESLGRWLAGKGSQRSLTAAEVALLRQMLPAPPTHHPDYAFRFIDLFAGIGGIRSGFEAIGGQCVFTSEWNKHAVRTYKANWYCDEQQHRFNQDIRDVTLSQHADIDEQTAWRHIDESIPDHDVLLAGFPCQPFSLAGVSKKNALGRAHGFACEAQGTLFFDVARIIAAKKTAIFVLENVKNLKSHDKGNTFRIIMQTLDELGYEIADADATGPDPKIIDGQHFLPQHRERIVLVGFRRDLHLKPGFTLRDISRFWPQRRRTLAELLEPQVDEKYILTPTLWKYLYNYARKHQAKGNGFGYGLFDPASAHGVVRTLSARYYKDGSEILIDRGWDRALGEKDFNHPENQLRRPRRLTPRECARLMGFETPEGKRFRIPVSDTQAYRQFGNSVIVPVFAAVAQLLQPWIAEAVSKR; encoded by the coding sequence ATGAGCGAATTTGATGAAGTGGCGCTACGGCTGGCGCAACAGGCGCAGGCAGATGCGCAGCAGAAGCGGCTGGAAGATCAGGCATTGTTGCAAAAGGTGCTGGACGTTTACGATCGGAAAAGCGTTGCGGCCTGTTTGCGTCAGCTTAATCAGCATGAATGGACGCGCGAATCGCTGGGCCGCTGGCTGGCGGGAAAGGGAAGCCAGCGATCGCTAACCGCCGCAGAAGTGGCACTGTTGCGTCAGATGCTGCCCGCGCCGCCGACGCATCATCCTGATTACGCTTTTCGCTTTATCGATTTGTTTGCCGGTATCGGCGGAATTCGTAGCGGTTTTGAAGCTATCGGCGGTCAGTGCGTATTCACCAGCGAATGGAATAAACATGCGGTGCGTACCTATAAAGCGAACTGGTACTGTGACGAGCAGCAGCATCGCTTTAATCAGGATATTCGTGACGTCACCCTAAGCCAGCATGCTGATATTGATGAGCAAACGGCGTGGCGGCATATTGATGAAAGCATCCCGGATCATGATGTACTGCTGGCGGGCTTTCCCTGTCAGCCCTTTTCGCTGGCAGGCGTCTCCAAGAAAAATGCGCTTGGACGCGCTCACGGTTTTGCCTGCGAGGCGCAGGGCACGCTGTTTTTCGACGTCGCGCGCATTATCGCCGCGAAAAAAACGGCCATCTTCGTGCTGGAAAATGTCAAAAACCTGAAAAGTCATGATAAAGGCAATACCTTTCGCATTATTATGCAGACGCTGGATGAGCTGGGCTACGAGATAGCGGATGCTGATGCCACCGGGCCAGATCCGAAAATCATCGACGGTCAGCATTTTCTGCCGCAGCATCGCGAACGTATCGTGCTGGTGGGGTTCCGACGCGATTTACACCTGAAACCGGGCTTTACCCTGCGCGATATCTCACGCTTCTGGCCGCAGCGGCGGCGCACGCTGGCGGAGCTGCTGGAGCCGCAGGTTGATGAGAAATATATTCTGACGCCGACGCTGTGGAAATATCTCTATAACTATGCGCGTAAGCATCAGGCGAAGGGTAACGGCTTCGGCTATGGCCTGTTCGATCCGGCCAGCGCACATGGCGTGGTGCGCACGCTGTCGGCGCGTTACTACAAAGATGGTTCGGAAATTTTGATCGATCGCGGCTGGGATCGCGCTCTGGGCGAGAAGGATTTTAATCATCCAGAAAATCAGCTGCGTCGTCCCCGGCGGCTGACGCCGCGTGAATGCGCCCGGCTGATGGGGTTCGAAACGCCGGAAGGGAAAAGGTTCCGCATTCCGGTTTCCGATACTCAGGCCTATCGTCAGTTCGGCAACTCGGTGATCGTGCCGGTCTTTGCCGCTGTCGCGCAGCTGCTACAGCCGTGGATTGCCGAGGCGGTCAGTAAGCGATAG
- a CDS encoding phosphohydrolase, protein MSLTHWQSRFETWLHASWSQDDKAHDIAHLRRVWKTAQQIMQGTEADPLVVVAACYFHDVVNLPKNHPQRHLASTQAAAETRRILSEAFSDFPAELHDAVAHAVQAHSFSAAIKPETLEARIVQDADRLESLGAIGLARVFYTSGVLGRALFDSEDPLGRARPLDDKLWTLDHFQQKLLRLPDTMQTAEGKRLAQHNVAFLVTYMAKLCAELQGDMVSLDESVLRDFMPVSGEY, encoded by the coding sequence ATGTCCCTTACGCACTGGCAATCCCGCTTTGAAACCTGGCTACACGCCAGCTGGTCGCAGGATGACAAAGCGCACGACATTGCGCATTTGCGTCGCGTCTGGAAAACGGCACAGCAAATTATGCAGGGCACCGAAGCCGATCCGTTGGTCGTGGTTGCCGCCTGCTATTTTCACGATGTGGTTAACCTGCCCAAAAACCATCCGCAGCGGCATCTCGCTTCAACGCAGGCGGCGGCGGAAACACGACGTATCCTGAGCGAGGCATTTAGCGATTTTCCGGCTGAGCTGCATGATGCGGTAGCTCATGCGGTACAGGCACACAGCTTTAGCGCCGCCATCAAGCCGGAAACGCTGGAGGCTCGCATTGTGCAGGATGCAGACCGGCTGGAATCACTGGGAGCGATTGGTCTGGCGCGGGTGTTTTACACTTCCGGCGTGCTGGGAAGAGCGCTGTTCGACAGCGAGGATCCGTTAGGGCGTGCTCGTCCGCTGGATGACAAACTCTGGACGCTCGATCACTTCCAACAAAAGCTGCTGCGCCTGCCGGATACTATGCAGACCGCAGAAGGGAAGCGGCTGGCACAGCATAATGTTGCTTTTCTGGTGACCTATATGGCCAAGCTCTGTGCAGAGCTACAGGGTGACATGGTTTCTCTCGATGAATCGGTACTGCGTGATTTCATGCCTGTATCAGGCGAATATTAA
- the mtfA gene encoding DgsA anti-repressor MtfA, with the protein MIKWPWKEKAEPAPLPWQEALSAPIFASLQPDEEQALVQLAQRFLHQKRLVSLSNLRLEALHHARIALLFCLPVLKLGLEWLDGFHEVLIYPAPFVAEDSWQDEDGLVHSDRSVQSGQSWQQGPVILNWLDIQDSFDLSGFNLIVHEVAHKLDARGSGYTNGVPAIPLREVAGWEQDLHATMEAIQEEVDLVGENAASIDAYAATDPAECFAVLSEYFFSAPDLLAQRFPGFYQRMTRFYRQDPLARLQPLAAPLPENMPQA; encoded by the coding sequence ATGATTAAATGGCCGTGGAAAGAAAAAGCTGAACCAGCGCCGCTCCCCTGGCAAGAGGCGCTATCAGCGCCTATCTTTGCGTCACTTCAGCCCGATGAGGAGCAGGCACTGGTGCAGCTGGCGCAGCGTTTTTTACATCAGAAACGGCTGGTATCGCTTTCCAATCTACGGCTGGAAGCTTTACATCATGCGCGCATCGCCCTGCTGTTCTGCCTGCCGGTATTAAAGCTGGGGCTGGAATGGCTGGACGGTTTTCATGAGGTGCTGATTTACCCGGCACCTTTTGTCGCTGAGGATAGCTGGCAGGATGAGGATGGTCTGGTGCACAGCGATCGCAGCGTACAGTCGGGTCAGAGCTGGCAGCAAGGACCGGTTATTCTTAACTGGCTGGATATTCAGGACTCATTCGATCTCAGTGGATTCAACCTGATTGTGCATGAGGTTGCCCACAAGCTGGACGCGCGCGGCAGCGGCTACACTAACGGCGTTCCGGCGATTCCGCTGCGAGAGGTGGCTGGCTGGGAGCAGGATTTACACGCTACGATGGAGGCGATTCAGGAGGAAGTGGATCTGGTGGGAGAAAACGCCGCCTCGATTGATGCCTACGCCGCAACCGATCCGGCGGAGTGTTTCGCGGTTCTGTCAGAGTACTTTTTCAGCGCCCCCGATCTGCTGGCGCAGCGCTTCCCTGGTTTTTACCAGCGTATGACGCGCTTTTATCGCCAGGATCCGCTGGCGCGCCTGCAACCGCTGGCCGCACCGCTGCCGGAAAATATGCCGCAGGCGTGA
- a CDS encoding CoA-acylating methylmalonate-semialdehyde dehydrogenase: MAGIEKLQYLVGGQWRDSKTERYMDVYNPSTGEVMAKAPCCTEKEVLDAIEAAKNAFPAWSNTPAIKRAQIMYRVRELLMQHEERLTELVAKENGKAWGDAHGDVLKAKEGTELACAIPTLMAGENLMDASAGIDTNLYREPIGVFAGIVPFNFPAMIPMGWMAPLCIAAGNTLVIKAASMTPMTCMEITKLYQEAGIPDGVINIVTCSRNEADLLLTHPDVSGVSFVGSTSVGLHVYSKAAAHGKRVQALCEAKNHALVLDDAPINRTAAGIINAAFGCAGERCMALPVVVVQDEIADKLIAAVVEKAKQLKIGPGYLRDTDMGPVISKDHKQSVINWINKGIKEGAKVVLDGRNISVAGYEQGFYVGPTILDHVTKEMSVGTEEIFGPVLCFKRVKSFEEGLRLMNENPFANGSVIFTQSGYYAREFQKRTHGGMVGINVGIPVPVGVFPFSGHKQSFFGDLHCLGKDGVRFYTESKCVTSRWFDEEEAKREKVDSWDGTI; this comes from the coding sequence ATGGCTGGCATCGAAAAGTTGCAATATTTGGTTGGTGGGCAATGGCGCGACTCTAAAACCGAGCGCTATATGGATGTATACAACCCAAGCACCGGCGAAGTCATGGCAAAAGCGCCGTGCTGTACTGAAAAAGAAGTATTGGATGCTATCGAAGCCGCTAAAAATGCCTTTCCGGCATGGTCAAATACCCCGGCGATCAAGCGTGCGCAGATCATGTACCGTGTGCGTGAATTGCTGATGCAACATGAAGAACGTCTGACTGAACTGGTGGCGAAAGAAAACGGCAAGGCCTGGGGCGATGCGCATGGTGACGTTCTTAAAGCCAAAGAGGGAACCGAGCTGGCCTGTGCTATCCCAACGTTGATGGCGGGCGAAAACCTGATGGACGCTTCCGCTGGTATTGATACCAATCTTTATCGTGAACCGATTGGCGTATTTGCTGGCATCGTACCGTTTAACTTCCCGGCGATGATCCCGATGGGCTGGATGGCGCCGCTCTGTATCGCAGCAGGTAATACGCTGGTCATTAAAGCAGCCAGTATGACACCGATGACCTGTATGGAAATTACCAAACTTTATCAGGAAGCGGGCATACCGGATGGCGTTATTAACATCGTAACCTGCTCGCGTAATGAAGCCGATCTTCTGCTGACGCATCCTGATGTCAGCGGCGTCTCTTTCGTTGGTTCTACTTCGGTTGGCCTGCACGTTTACTCCAAAGCCGCTGCGCATGGTAAACGCGTACAGGCGCTGTGCGAGGCGAAAAACCACGCGCTGGTGCTGGACGATGCGCCCATTAACCGTACCGCTGCCGGGATTATTAACGCGGCCTTTGGCTGCGCGGGTGAACGCTGTATGGCGCTGCCGGTCGTTGTCGTACAGGATGAAATCGCCGATAAGCTGATTGCTGCCGTGGTGGAAAAAGCTAAGCAGCTGAAAATTGGCCCGGGCTATCTGCGCGATACCGATATGGGGCCGGTAATATCCAAAGATCATAAGCAGTCCGTGATTAACTGGATCAATAAAGGTATTAAGGAAGGCGCTAAAGTGGTGCTCGATGGCCGCAACATCAGCGTGGCAGGCTATGAGCAGGGTTTCTACGTTGGGCCAACGATCCTCGATCATGTTACGAAGGAGATGAGCGTCGGTACTGAGGAGATCTTCGGGCCGGTGCTGTGCTTTAAGCGTGTAAAATCGTTTGAAGAGGGGCTGCGCCTGATGAACGAAAACCCATTTGCTAACGGATCGGTCATTTTCACCCAAAGTGGCTACTATGCCCGTGAATTCCAGAAACGCACCCATGGCGGTATGGTTGGCATCAACGTAGGCATTCCGGTTCCGGTTGGCGTGTTCCCGTTCTCAGGCCATAAACAGTCGTTCTTTGGCGATCTGCACTGTCTTGGCAAAGATGGCGTGCGTTTCTACACCGAATCGAAATGCGTCACTTCACGCTGGTTTGATGAAGAGGAAGCCAAACGTGAAAAAGTCGATTCCTGGGACGGAACAATTTAA
- a CDS encoding pyridoxamine 5'-phosphate oxidase family protein: protein MESQSEVYTRPEPIVELPEAVFNRLRGEITPQPVNEAVRLSTVDAEGWPHAAQLSLGEVFAVDRQTLRVALWPDSHTSENLRRDGRLSVALAYDKGIIEMRGRAIQIAENETDLKLAVFEIDIGNIMVHRSDYAEVATGVTFKLHEPEKVEARWKAQRHVLSSL from the coding sequence ATGGAAAGTCAAAGCGAGGTTTACACCCGTCCAGAACCGATCGTGGAGCTGCCGGAGGCGGTATTTAATCGACTGCGCGGCGAGATTACGCCACAGCCGGTTAATGAAGCAGTACGACTCTCTACCGTGGATGCCGAAGGCTGGCCGCACGCTGCTCAGCTTAGTCTGGGGGAAGTATTTGCGGTCGATCGTCAGACGCTGCGCGTCGCGCTGTGGCCTGACTCGCATACCAGCGAAAATTTACGCCGTGATGGCCGCCTTTCCGTAGCGCTGGCCTACGATAAAGGCATTATTGAGATGCGTGGGCGCGCCATTCAGATTGCTGAAAATGAAACCGACCTGAAGCTGGCGGTGTTTGAAATCGACATTGGCAATATTATGGTGCACCGCTCTGATTACGCGGAAGTCGCAACTGGCGTGACCTTTAAGCTACATGAGCCAGAGAAGGTGGAAGCGCGCTGGAAAGCGCAGCGTCATGTGCTTTCTTCGCTGTAA
- a CDS encoding EmmdR/YeeO family multidrug/toxin efflux MATE transporter, which yields MQTLLVKLRHAIEGTAWYPKRRSYKVLFWREITPLAVPIFIENLCVLLMGVLSTFLVSWLGKEAMAGVGLADSFNMVVISFFAAVDLGTTVVVAFSLGKRDGERARAAARQSLGLMTVLSLLLVGVIEFYGHVIIDVIAGSASPEVKELALSYLQTSAWSYPAAAIALIGSGALRGAGNTKIPMLINGGMNILNIIISGVLIYGCFSWEGLGFIGAGLGLTITRYIGAISVIIVLMVGFNPALRIPLRSYFSRWNSKILMEVLGIGVPASIESVLFNGGKLLTQVFVAGMGTSEIAGNFIAFSIASLINLPGNALGSASTIIVGTRLGKNQVSQATLQLKHIFWLSTLGLCVLAFLSVPFAGLLARFYTHEADVIEVVKKLVWLNAACMPIWAASWVLPAGLKGARDARYTMYVSMLSMWGARVVAGYVLGIMLGMGVVGVWLGMFLDWMVRGVCFWQRLASGKWLKKYWKSAGKSVEAEQGTSS from the coding sequence TTGCAAACTTTACTCGTCAAACTCCGGCACGCCATCGAAGGCACGGCGTGGTATCCGAAACGGCGTTCCTACAAGGTGCTGTTCTGGCGTGAAATCACACCGCTGGCGGTGCCAATCTTTATCGAAAACCTTTGCGTGCTGTTGATGGGCGTGCTCAGTACTTTTCTGGTCAGCTGGCTGGGCAAAGAGGCGATGGCGGGCGTCGGTCTGGCCGACAGCTTCAATATGGTTGTAATCTCCTTTTTCGCCGCGGTCGATCTCGGTACTACGGTGGTGGTTGCCTTCAGCCTCGGTAAGCGTGACGGCGAGCGCGCGCGTGCCGCCGCGCGTCAGTCGCTGGGGCTAATGACCGTGCTTTCGTTGCTGCTGGTGGGGGTGATTGAATTCTATGGCCATGTCATCATTGATGTTATCGCCGGCAGCGCCAGCCCGGAGGTAAAAGAGCTGGCGCTCAGCTACCTGCAAACATCGGCCTGGAGCTATCCGGCGGCGGCTATTGCGCTGATCGGCAGCGGCGCGCTGCGTGGCGCGGGGAACACCAAAATCCCGATGCTGATTAACGGCGGTATGAACATCCTGAATATCATTATCAGCGGCGTGTTGATTTACGGCTGTTTCTCCTGGGAAGGGCTGGGTTTTATCGGTGCCGGGCTGGGGCTGACGATAACGCGTTATATCGGCGCGATTAGTGTCATTATTGTGTTAATGGTGGGATTTAATCCGGCGCTGCGTATTCCGCTGCGCAGCTACTTTAGCCGCTGGAACAGTAAAATATTGATGGAAGTGCTGGGCATCGGCGTTCCGGCCAGCATCGAGTCCGTGCTGTTTAACGGGGGTAAACTGCTGACGCAGGTATTTGTCGCCGGGATGGGCACCAGTGAAATCGCCGGTAACTTTATTGCTTTTTCAATCGCCTCGTTGATTAACCTGCCGGGCAACGCTCTGGGATCGGCTTCAACGATTATCGTCGGGACGCGCCTCGGTAAAAATCAGGTATCGCAGGCGACACTTCAGTTGAAACACATCTTCTGGTTGTCCACTTTGGGGCTCTGCGTGCTGGCTTTCCTTTCGGTGCCCTTTGCCGGGCTGCTGGCGCGTTTTTATACCCATGAGGCAGACGTTATAGAAGTGGTGAAAAAACTGGTCTGGCTGAATGCCGCCTGCATGCCGATCTGGGCTGCTTCATGGGTGCTGCCCGCCGGACTGAAGGGCGCACGCGATGCCCGTTATACCATGTATGTATCGATGCTGAGTATGTGGGGAGCGCGCGTAGTGGCAGGTTACGTGTTAGGCATCATGCTGGGGATGGGCGTGGTCGGCGTCTGGTTAGGCATGTTCCTCGACTGGATGGTGCGCGGCGTCTGCTTCTGGCAACGTTTGGCCAGCGGCAAGTGGCTAAAAAAATACTGGAAGTCTGCCGGGAAAAGTGTCGAAGCAGAGCAGGGTACATCGTCATAA
- a CDS encoding LutC/YkgG family protein, which produces MDNRTDFLTTIAGALGRELRTVPDARPEPLNNFAQTRLTELSQQQRCDAFIEFASSVMMAYCELTSEQDAPEAALRLCDKYGHQPVVVSGDARLAELGITARLQEACEAVIWNPAQGEQNIRLAEQAKVGVVYAEYGLTESGGVVLFSAPERGRSVSLLPETSVFVLRKSTILPRVAQLATILHQKAEQGERMPSCVNIIGGPSSTADIELIKVVGVHGPVNAAYLIIEDC; this is translated from the coding sequence ATGGATAACCGTACTGATTTTTTAACAACGATTGCCGGGGCGCTGGGCCGCGAGCTGCGTACTGTTCCTGATGCACGTCCTGAGCCGCTTAATAACTTCGCTCAGACGCGGCTGACCGAGCTTAGCCAGCAGCAGCGCTGTGATGCGTTTATTGAATTCGCTTCTTCGGTAATGATGGCGTATTGCGAGCTGACCAGTGAACAGGATGCCCCGGAAGCGGCACTGCGTCTGTGTGACAAGTATGGTCATCAGCCGGTGGTGGTCAGCGGGGATGCGCGCTTAGCCGAACTTGGCATTACGGCTCGCCTGCAGGAAGCCTGTGAAGCGGTGATCTGGAACCCGGCGCAGGGTGAGCAGAATATCAGGCTGGCGGAGCAGGCCAAAGTCGGTGTGGTATACGCGGAATATGGCCTGACGGAATCCGGCGGCGTGGTGCTGTTTTCTGCGCCGGAGCGCGGGCGTTCCGTTAGCCTGCTGCCTGAAACCTCGGTTTTCGTTCTGCGTAAAAGCACGATCTTACCGCGCGTAGCACAGCTGGCGACGATACTTCATCAGAAAGCAGAGCAGGGCGAGCGTATGCCATCCTGCGTGAATATCATCGGCGGCCCCAGCTCCACGGCAGATATCGAGCTTATTAAGGTTGTTGGCGTTCACGGCCCGGTAAACGCCGCCTACCTGATTATTGAGGATTGCTGA
- a CDS encoding LutB/LldF family L-lactate oxidation iron-sulfur protein produces MYLKTSDEDFKIRIRQQIDDPIMRKAVANAQERIGANRQKMVDELGNWEQWRERAMQIREHVLSNLDAYLWQLSEKVTANGGHVYFAKTKEDATRYILQVAQAKNAKKVVKSKSMVTEEIGMNHVLQDAGIQVIETDLGEYILQLDQDPPSHVVVPAIHKDRHQIRRVLNEQLGYDGPETPEAMTLFIREKIRQDFLNAEVGVTGCNFAVAETGSVCLVTNEGNARMCTTLPKTHIAVMGMERIAPTFEEVDVLITMLARSAVGARLTGYNTWLTGPREADNVDGPEEFHLVIVDNGRSAVLGSEFRDVLRCIRCGACMNTCPAYRHIGGHGYGSIYPGPIGAVISPLLGGYEDFKDLPYACSLCTACDSVCPVQIPLSKLILRHRRVMAEAGITPKAEQRAIKMFAWANSHPKMWKVGMIAGAHAASWFIKGGKAPLNVGAIRDWREARDLPEADGESFRSWFKKHQAQGKKNG; encoded by the coding sequence ATGTATTTAAAAACCAGTGATGAAGATTTTAAAATACGCATTCGCCAACAGATTGACGACCCGATCATGCGTAAAGCGGTGGCGAACGCGCAGGAGCGCATCGGCGCTAACCGTCAAAAAATGGTGGATGAGCTTGGCAACTGGGAACAGTGGCGCGAGCGCGCCATGCAGATCCGCGAGCATGTGCTGAGTAATCTGGACGCTTATCTCTGGCAGCTGTCAGAAAAAGTGACTGCCAATGGCGGACACGTCTATTTTGCCAAAACCAAAGAGGATGCCACGCGCTATATCCTGCAGGTGGCACAGGCAAAAAACGCTAAAAAAGTGGTGAAGTCCAAGTCGATGGTGACCGAAGAGATCGGTATGAACCATGTGCTACAGGATGCCGGTATCCAGGTGATAGAAACCGATCTGGGAGAATATATTCTCCAGCTGGACCAGGATCCGCCTTCACACGTCGTGGTGCCTGCGATCCATAAAGATCGCCACCAGATTCGTCGTGTGCTGAATGAGCAGTTGGGCTATGACGGGCCAGAAACGCCGGAAGCTATGACGCTGTTTATCCGTGAAAAAATCCGTCAGGACTTTCTCAACGCTGAAGTTGGCGTTACCGGCTGTAACTTCGCCGTCGCGGAAACCGGATCGGTATGTCTGGTTACCAACGAAGGTAACGCCCGCATGTGCACCACGCTGCCTAAAACGCATATTGCGGTGATGGGGATGGAGCGTATTGCGCCAACCTTTGAAGAAGTGGACGTGCTGATCACCATGCTGGCGCGCAGCGCGGTTGGTGCTCGTCTCACCGGCTACAATACCTGGCTGACCGGGCCGCGTGAAGCGGATAACGTTGACGGTCCGGAAGAGTTCCACCTGGTCATTGTCGATAACGGGCGTTCTGCCGTGCTCGGCTCGGAGTTTCGTGACGTGCTGCGCTGCATCCGCTGTGGCGCCTGTATGAATACCTGTCCGGCCTATCGCCATATTGGCGGTCACGGTTACGGTTCTATCTATCCCGGCCCTATCGGTGCCGTTATCTCGCCGCTGCTTGGCGGTTATGAAGACTTTAAAGATCTGCCTTATGCCTGCTCGCTCTGTACCGCCTGTGACAGCGTATGTCCGGTACAGATTCCGCTTTCTAAACTGATTCTGCGTCACCGCCGGGTGATGGCGGAGGCGGGCATTACGCCGAAAGCGGAACAGCGGGCGATTAAGATGTTTGCCTGGGCCAACAGCCATCCGAAGATGTGGAAGGTGGGGATGATTGCCGGTGCCCATGCGGCCAGCTGGTTTATCAAAGGCGGCAAGGCACCGCTGAACGTCGGCGCGATCCGTGACTGGCGCGAGGCGCGAGATTTGCCTGAAGCGGATGGTGAAAGCTTCCGTAGCTGGTTCAAAAAACATCAGGCGCAGGGGAAAAAGAATGGATAA
- a CDS encoding (Fe-S)-binding protein, producing MNVNFFVTCIGDALKSRVARDTVLLLEQLGCQVNFPEKQGCCGQPAINSGYIKEAIPGMKNLIAALEENNDPIVSPAASCTYAIKTYPSYLTDEPEWARRAEKVAARIQDLTSFLVNTLGIVDVGARLPGKAVYHPSCSLFRKMGVREEPLALLSHVEGLELMPFKGQETCCGFGGTFSVKMAEISGEIVKEKSSHLMEAQPDYLIGADVSCLLNIGGRLQREGHPVKVMHIAEVLMSR from the coding sequence GTGAACGTTAATTTTTTTGTTACCTGTATCGGTGACGCGCTGAAATCGCGCGTGGCCCGTGACACGGTATTGCTGCTGGAGCAACTGGGTTGCCAGGTAAATTTTCCTGAGAAACAGGGGTGTTGCGGTCAGCCCGCGATTAACAGCGGTTATATCAAAGAAGCCATACCGGGCATGAAGAACCTTATCGCTGCGCTGGAGGAGAATAACGATCCTATCGTTTCGCCAGCGGCTTCCTGTACTTACGCCATTAAAACGTATCCCAGCTACCTGACGGATGAACCCGAATGGGCACGCCGTGCAGAAAAAGTTGCGGCGCGAATTCAGGATCTCACCTCGTTTCTTGTCAATACGCTCGGTATCGTTGACGTTGGCGCTCGTCTGCCGGGCAAGGCGGTTTATCATCCCTCCTGTAGCCTGTTTCGTAAAATGGGCGTGCGGGAAGAGCCGCTGGCCCTACTGAGTCACGTTGAAGGGCTGGAGCTGATGCCATTCAAAGGGCAGGAGACCTGCTGTGGTTTTGGCGGCACCTTCTCAGTGAAAATGGCGGAAATCTCCGGTGAGATCGTTAAGGAAAAAAGCAGCCATTTGATGGAGGCGCAGCCTGACTATCTGATTGGTGCCGATGTCAGCTGTCTGTTGAATATTGGCGGACGCCTGCAGCGCGAAGGCCATCCGGTGAAAGTGATGCATATTGCCGAAGTCCTGATGAGCCGCTAA